The Cydia strobilella chromosome 5, ilCydStro3.1, whole genome shotgun sequence region acattgttacttAAACTTACCTCACTACTTTTTGTACGCAGTTGTTTGCGATCCCTGACTCACGCAggttattttttcaaaaaaaaaaaatatatatatatatatatttaagtaaacaGTGGTTCGATAAAATAACGTCTTATCAGTATTATCTTGTTGATGCAGGATTTTCTCATTAGGTACTCGTAGATTAATTTACTCATAAAACCTTTCAAGAACATTGAGTTGAGAGTGAGGCCGCGCTGAATGGCTCAACAGCTGTAAAACCCATGATATACTTGTATTGTCATCATTATTACTATGATTATAGTAGTTAGCTCCACGTAACAATCGGACTTTAATAACTGTTGAAGTGGTTTCCGCAGTTTATAGTGAGTTGTTTATTTAGAACATAACTGAGAATCTGTCCATGCAGTATGAACGTGGAAAAGGAGGAACACAATACAGACAGTAAAGGAGGGTCGAAAGGGGTATACAATCCCTTCGAGCACCGGAAAGTCGAAAAGCCTAATTCGTAAGTAACCAAACTTGTACAcagcctcctagcctagtcggtagtgaccctgtctaCGACATGGTcttgggtttgaatcccggtaacgGCATGTATTTTTGTGGCGATATATAACGTCGACTAGTACCTACATCACAAGTCTTATTGAGCTTAGGTACTATAACACGGTCGATttttgtaagattgtcccataatatttattcactTATACACAAATAGGATTAAACCGTATTTACGTCACCGCTATCAAGATCAATCTTGAatcacatatattatattaatagcctatatggtgtcccactgctgggcataggTAATTTAATCATAAGGTAAGTGAGGCATTTGGCCGAccttaatttaaaatcaaatattattaaatataatcagGATATTATGTAAAACCCACTCAATACAGAGGTCTCTAatttgtttaagtttattcATATACCAAAATAGTTGTAAAAATATTACGACACATAAACAATACAAGTTTTATAAAAGGATTATTTTGGGCCTTATGAACACTAGCAGGGTATTAAAGCccgcaaaaaaattaaattttgacagttttaacagattttaattgttttttactttgaacTTATACAAAAGTAATAACTATCCAAGTACCTTCACAACAGACGGATATTATTAATTAGTAGAACTAATTCGCTTTGGGCCTTACTATCTTAAAGATATAAGAAATTGTCTATTTTACTCGAAAATAGTAGGCTAAACCTAAAATTAAACCTTCATTAGGTACAGCTCGTCTTTTAACATACCTacacttttaacaaaaaaaaaaacgctaatTATTTTTCACTTAACTCAAATTATTTGGGCTTTATTGAAGTTAAggctttttaaatattaagaaaAGTCTAATAACATTAAGCCACTACACATATACTTTTGTAAGTCAGTAAGTATAACTTATCATATCGGCCTTgtaaagagataaaaaaaactcaaaattatattaaaatatttaaatttactattTCATCTCATACATATTTTCTCCTAGTTAATTGGTATAACATTCCATGCAATTTATCAAGTAGTTTCAACGcacattatgtataaaatatttaaactacACAATTATTATGAAACCCAGCGTTAAAGCATAATACATATCGAATGAGGCATGCTTTAATAATGTTACAATGGTAGTACGACATTTTATgctgttttactttttattgaCTTTTATGTAATATGCGGCATCTCGACCTAATGTCTAAGCTGCGGTAGATCTATCGCCACTGCTAAATGCTTGTATTGTATTCTCCATGTTATACCTAACGTTTCCCATTCTACAATGTAGAACGAATTTATAAGCCCTGGaaggaaagtaccttaaaaccttacttaaaggaaacattcttttatttttaaaaagatacAAAACTGCATTAAATTAGACTGCATGAAGCAACAATTAAATTAGAGATCaaaaacagtagtagtagtaatcactttattgtacacaacacaggttcacataaaattttcagaaattgaggtacaaaggcgaacttataccaaaaggcgggattccaccagtgtacggtactgtgcggcacaagcatattcagtacaaaaatgtttGTGCCGTGCGCGGCACactgccgcacactggtggaatcccacCTTTATAAGGACAGTGAAACAAAATCTAAATATTTCTCAAAAGAGTAAGAAATAGCATTTTACTTTGTGTTACGAGTTGACTTGTCGAGATTCCACTGaataacaattctttttttacaGTGACATAAGGTCAACAGCTAATTTGATCAAAGCATCGTTAGGTTCCGGTCTGCTGGCCGGACCTCTCGCTTTTTCCAACGCAGGATGGGGCATAGGAATTGTTGGGACTATACTAGTGGGTGTAATATGCGGGCACTGCATACACATTCTGGTAAGTTCTGGACTTCTAATCCAGATTCCCATATTAGTCTCGAAGGCAGAATCAATTGAAAATGAGTAAGCACCTACCACAACTATCATATACCTGAATAAGCACTCAaggataaaaataatatttaagaaataaaataaaatacctagatTAAAATGCCGTTATTGAATGGTCTTCATCAGCAGATCCACTGTTACTAAATGATTCTTCACCCGAGCAGATGCATAAGTTACCttagataaaaatactaaaatcggtGTCTATAATATTTGAAGAAGGTCAtctgtaaaattaattaagattaTAATTGGTAATCGCTATTATATtacaattgtataaaataatacaggTAATTATTTGGTTATATATTAATTCCTTGCACAcactttttaataatatattgcaGGTAAAAACGTCCCGAGGGTGTTGTATTGCAGAAAGAAAACCTTTACTGGGATATGCAGAGACATGTAAATCCGTTTTTAAAAACGGGCCTAAGGGTGCCCGACCTTTTGCCAATATTGCAAGGTAAATTTGAAACTAAACAACAATAATTTCCTGTTTTGATCTGGCAAGTTCAGAACAAAGAATAAAAACCCGTGCCAATTCCATCATGCAGGATTAAAAACCTTTTAGAGATCAACAAGGGTACTATTTAAGAAAGGGTacaaatataatgaccaccaaaaaatactttggtaccctaaataaaaaaaatctctctTACCAAAAAGATTTACTAAACACCAAAAACataaggtctaaaattacaaaagtaccagCACTACCAGCTGTTTTAATCACGAccacttcaaattgtattcaaacatCAAATATAATCaatgatcaccaaatataattaaCTAGATGAGAAACACCGATGCAcagaaattaccaaaaaaagGAAAATGATGCCTTGATGCCAAAATTACAAGCccactagaaaagtgggttaggttaggttagaaccgcgatcctcacagaaacgaaatcctactagaaaagtggattaggttggGTTAGAACTGAGATCCTCACAGAAATGAAATGCtattagaaaagtgggttaggttatgtttgcactgcgatcctcacagaaccgaactgctatcagaaaagtgggttaagttaggttagaactgctacTTACAAAAACGAATTGCTACTAGAAAAAGGGGACGAAttggattaattaatttaatagtataACGAGATATTAAATGTGTGcatgacatttttaattaaaatgtggtTAAATTTTGGTGGTTATTGagttatttgctttaataggatagcaaaatgtgaaaaaaattggtaagtaattaaaattgtgTTGAAATTTTAGTGATCAATTAATTTTTTtggtggtaattttttttgaatgtaaaattttactatATCTGGTGATCAGTTAAATACCAGCCTTTAAGGAAGCTTCAAATGATGCCATGATTTGACGTAACGGGCTAGTAACCGCTGAATTTTCTGCTGTTACCTCcaaccatcaggcgggccatacGCTTGTTTCATGTTTGCTTCCATCATAGTAAAACAACCGTTTGgtagactttttttttttgctaaatttaacaaaaacccAGTTTCGTCCGAAAAACTTTGTgtactttgtttattttattctagaGCCTTGACtttcattaacatttttattttatattttcagcTTGTTTGCGGAATTTTCTCTGATGTGTACGTATGTGGGTGTGTGCTGCATATACACGGTACTGATAGGAGATTCGATAAAACAGGTAAGTTGTAACCCAGAATTGCATTACTGGGAGCTCTAGTAGAGCATATTCGTATATCCGGCCAAGGTCAAGGCCATGGGTGCCGCCTTGGATCTTGGATGAAGAAAAACATGATGAGGAAACCAGACTGAATTGAATCCTAATACAACCTAGTTTTCCTTCTAGGTCATTTAAGTCAGATTCAGATGACTGTTTGCAAAATTAGTGTTCATAAAATTAGGAAGTGTGAAGATACCAGTAGGTGGGAAGTTGCTaagacataaataataatattgacagGGATGACAATTAATTTGGATAAGACCTCAAAAAAACGGTCGAATTGAAACCTTTTTTTCGAAGTCAGTGACTCAACTGTATTGTATTACTGAGAACTGGTACTTGTTCAGTGATGTCTCCCAAGTCCCTTTCTAAAAGAACTGAGGAGATATGACGTCACAAAAATAGTGGTTATTCGTGGTATTAATTTTCTCTAAAAAAACCtttcttatattttatatagtcagtcatataattaaaaaaatataatgaatgTCTACAAAGTTGGTTTGTGAAGTCATTTACATCAAGACAATGGTAATACGTCCATTAGGCCCTCTAAACCCTCAAAAAAACTCGACAAGAATTTTATTCAAGCAGTGGTCTTTGTTAATAACTCATCTGCATCAATCTAAGAACCTTCGCTGATGTATCGTTTGAACATCGCAACCAAATCAGTTGAGTAAATGGAATCAGTATTTTGTATGCACGTACACTGTCTCTCATCCTAACAAAACGCAAAGCTCTTACAGTAATTTCAAGCGTGTTACGTTTTTCTACTACAATTGggagttttttttgtttgtttttgaaggtagtataaataaatgtgtttgACCGTGCATTTTAAAGTTCAGTATCTTGgctatataaattatacagATGAGAATTCTCGGATTGAATGAAGGGAGTGTAATCGGTACGATTTAGCGGCCGAGTTGGTTAGTTAAATTATATCACCAACAAcattgggaacaaatcaaattatttcgtACCAccaacaataaaattgtatccTTAATGGATACATTTTGCacgtatattgttttttttttaggttttattaccaaatatttatttccagACACTTGAGATCGTactgataaaataataaaaaatacttggtCGTTAAAATCGTACCTATACCAGAAAGTACGATATAAAAACGTCAGATATTTTTTGGAAACAACCAATATGAAAATAAGCATAAAACATAGACAAATTGATGTATACAAATAACAAGTTATAATGTTACAcacgaaataaaaaatttggaaGATCAAGTTCCCTAAATTTCATATACTCTCTCTTTCGTATAGATATTTGTGTTCATACCACTGGACTGGAGCATTGTTTGGTGCCCCACATGCAAATAAACTAGGTTGTTTAATTGGAAATCTACCTATAGATGTACGATTTAACGTCGGTACAATATCAatgactaagggtcggttgcaccaactgtttgtcatcgttaaagagttcgctaaatttgatTGTATGGAAAgattcatagtaaaccgccgcggcgcgctgggtgacgttgatcagtctgtcaagtgtggatggtgcaactggcactaattaTGGCTAATATTTACGTAATAATgctaaatatttacaattaatattttttcagcttTTTGACAAATACGTACCTTCGGTGGTCTTACCCGTGGAATACTATTGCTTGATCATCCTTATACCACTGTGTCTGATGTGTCAAATAAAATACCTGAAGTGGTTAGCCATTTTTTCAATGTTGGCAAACATTCTACTTTTCGTGACATATCTCTTCTGCCTGTATTATATTTTCAATGGAGAGATGAATTACAGCGATAAAAAAGCAATCGGCAACCCTGCGAGATACCCAGCATTTTTATCGTAAGTTGAAATATTAAATTAGggttggttgcaccaaaccgaaTGTCACCGCCaaagcgttcgcaaaatttttgtgtatggaaagtttcatagttcactgttGGAATACGTTGATCAGTCcgctaattgtggttggtgcaaccggccctaTAAATTATGACATTGGAGTAGTGGATTACGAATGTGTTCCGTTTTCTTTAAATATGTAGCagattaaaaaattgttaataatgaAGTGACTTCAGCCACATTAGCATTCGGCTTAATCAATACACAAAGCTTGTACACAAAAAGGAAGGAATGGAGAAATTTGCACGCTTCTAGTAAGCTTcggtagctcaattggttaagtgCGATCGGACCGGTGTTCCGAAAGGTCGCTGGTTCGAGTCTTGCCCGAGGCGGTaaatcatctctgaaaatttcaactgtctagctatcacggttcatgagatacagcctggtgacagacagacggacagactgactgacagacagacggacagtggagtcttagtaatagggtcccgtttttactctttgggtacgaaaccctaaaaaattgtttaattatttggggACGATTGTAGGGTCTATTCTATAGTCGAAAGGTAGGGGGAGTCCGGGAGACTAGAAAAGAGCAGCTGCTCTTGTTCTGGTTCTTTCCTGGTGCAACAAATATCAGTCCATATATCGatcggggtttttggtgcgggaaCGATTTCGTGTATCTATCTATAACTTTCTTTATCGTAAAATAAttaccaaactatgaattaGAAATTAGTAAGCTACAAATTtgcttagaaatgttaaaacaGTATCGGTTTTTACCTAAtttttggctagtgtaaaacatCCTTGCACCAAAAACTCCAATGTATGAATATCACTTAGCGAGGCATTCAGTGAGGAAATACTGCCAGTATTTTTGGTACATTTGGTCCGGGTGGTACGCGGAGTGGGGGAGTAATTTAGAGTTTGTTTTGAAGTTTAGTATAAGTAGGCAGTTAACGAAACCTATTGTGGATTTATATTTTGTAGGTACTGTGCATATTTTGACAAAAAGGGTTGCAGATGGTTTTTGCTGGAATAGGTATATTGACGAAGCCCGCGTGGTGGATTTTGCCTTTGTCTTGGTAACACTTTTTGCTtaataaatctatttttttcatgccaaaataaaaataaaatatttttggcatacaCATGTATGTCATATCccaatataatatatgaaacTACCTACACACAGAACAAGTTTATGacttatacaccgtgtttttattgaattccgttaacttcggggtatggttaagtacgtttaagaaaactaaatggtATTAGttttccaaaataaaatatttttattaaaaagaaagtaattaaatgttgcatatagcgttgttgtaacacgggcATTATATTTAACTCAATCAAAAAACCAACTTAATactgtgacatatcaatgacatttaTATATCTTTGGTAGTATGAACCTACTGTTTTACTGTAATTTCCTATACAAGCCGTAACACACAACTACTATTATTATATCCAATGGCATGTACCTATTGGTTAAAATCAACGATAACCATCTGAACTATTATTTCGTAATTTCCTGAATCCACGTCCATGTTGCCCTTAATAGTTACCGTTGTTTTCTAGGACAGTTATTTTCGCAATGGAGGGAATTGGAGTAGTTATGCCAGTGGAAAATGCGATGAAGAAACCGAAGCATTTTCTAGGTTTCCCGAGCGTCCTCGTGGTTGCAATGGGAGCGATTGTGTTTCTCTACACCTCTTTGGGGCTCTTTGGTTACTTCCGGTACGGTGATGTTCTCAGAGGATCGATAACGTTAAATCTGCCAATGGACGAGTGGTAAGTTTATTTGATATCCTAGGAAGCTAAGAGGAAGACATTCACTATTCAGGTACTGAGAAATAAATGATAGGCAAATGTTAGGTGGCTTgtaatatctacatatattgaagttgaactaaataaataaataaaattattagggTGATGGAgatataaataacatttgctGCActgctttatttttaaatgtattatatttttaatataaatttgatGTAGCCAGTAAACATATTGGCGGGACGACGTTCATTTTAAGCTTTAActgtacttatatttatatgtattcctattttttatttcattacaggccAGCGATATGCGCTAAAGTGTGTATAGCCCTTTCTATTTTCTTCACCTACCCCCTACAGTTCTATGTCGTGATCGACATATACACCAAGTACACCGATCCGCGCATAAATCCGAAATATAAGGTTGTCACCCAGGTAGCTGCCCGCGTCATCGGAGTATGTTGTTGTGGTTAGTATTCTTGTATTAAATTTGTATCCATTGTTACTACATAGTAACACATGAGTCACATGAGTGCGACTTTGAATTTCGAATAACAAACGTGCTATGAACGGTTATGCGACAGATCGCTATTACGATAAACTGTTGGTCGACAGCACAAACACACAACACAAACCACACATACACAACTCTATCGTCGATAAAACGACGGTATAACTAGTAAGTATCATATATTCTAACTTAAAGATTCAAAGATAGTTTAGAATATCAAACAATTCCTCAGTTATATTCTGGACCCGTCCCTCTTAAAAAACGAAAGTACGATGATTTGCTCTAAAGCCGATTTTGCTAAAAAGCTTTCATGCCTTTTACGATGGTTTAatgcagccattctcaaagtgtgttCCGCTTAGCCCTAGCCCTTTTtaggggctccgcgagaaaaaacgaaaaaaagttaaaatccAGCTCTTCTATATGGCTAGTCCACAGTTCAATGGTGACGAACGAAATTTtgtatattataggtatttggCTTTttaaaagggttccgtcaccaaaaaagtttgagaaccgctggactttaatgtatgtataatagggaatattacgcaaaactgcgtagagggcgtcactagcacgaacacagggcctaccgcgaaacacgaaaatcgaaagttcggtttctgccccTCTATCTCTCTTGTATATTCGATCgttaggccacctgtaaacaaaccgccttgatgcacaAAGTCATAgtgaaaacatgtcaaaaaactgtttaaggcatataGTACTTATGTATAAGTCATGTATGTATAAGACCTATTTTcaattggctttcgtttaataccccacacgtgtatgtgcaatgcatagtttgggtgcattatgcaatattcgcaacgaggcgggagtcattttgatgacgtcattccgctgaagtatatggccggcgccgctgtctcccggcagttttgtaAACCCAATACTATGCcaaataacatactaaaagaTGAAAGCgatttccggatctgaactatattcccataaggcagtgcactatatTCGGCTCTCTTGCGTCAGTATTAGTGGCGGATTAGTGAGGTTGTACTGTAGTTATAAACATTATCAGAATATCACTCAAGTAGCATACAATATCAAAGAATATTGTTCTGGTTACTAGTGAAGTGGttcaagtaggtactttaatccTCTAGTTCAGATTTATTTATGATACAGAATCTATCCTTCGAttcaaaccaaagatagatataactccgtaatagatggatacagtctaaggaaaaaacgtgcctcgaaaatcacgaaaatttgattctcgatcagatggcgccactagttttgccctactctcgtatagagggcgttgacggtttcgtttgttatttataattttaacgcatatcagtgaaagaacatgggtcaaaatcatataaaaatagttaatgcaaataaaaaaaacatttatccatatttaaatacattttaacgtatttttataaatcttcatttttagttttaaagtgtgtcgatagatggcagtgaatttacagtggttacaaaatttactatgacagtaccgctctatcttattatatcctctttgattcaAACTAagtaatatatagttattagtGGAAAATATGGAAATATCCCTTTACGGGCGGAAAAGATTTTCTAATAAGATCTATTTTTGTActacttattatttaaatcataGGACTTGTGGGTTTTTAGTGGAGGTTGTGGGTTTTCTATTAAATTACAAGTCTTGTTTACTTGTTAGTGTTGATTTtgaatacctacatacttatagATTTTCTGCCAAGTTTGTCTGGTTTCTACCTTTTATTTCAATTACAAAAAAGTATGGTTCTGTTTAAAGTTTTGCTCGTCAGATCCTCAGCTATATCACCATATAGCTATTTTAAGCGTGGTTTAGACTAgaaagaacttgcatgcaatttacgttacattgccggctATTAaagtaaactgcattcaaaagtttgatcagatactgcaatgtaatgaaaattgcatgcaagttcttgctagtctaaacctcgcatCATACTAAAATATTActgctatcacgtttcatgagaatcatgagatacagcctggcgacagacggacagacagacggacagaggagtcttagtaataggatcccgtttctaccctttggaaccctgaaaactacaattttgcgttagccccctcttaaacTGTAGTAGTaacaaactataaaaataacaaagaatatttGTACGTGTTTTGACTTTGTGATAATAATTTCTTTGCACTAGTTATACTTTCATGCATCAGGTCATCGACCTTTGCATTTGTACGCCCCGTTCATTTTCAGACAGTAACTATTTTCCCGCATCGAATGAATTATCTAATTTTCAGGCACTTTCTCATCCTTATAAATAGTtccatgaaatattttttattaatcgtAAATTCATATAAGACAACCTTTCCAATttaggaaataaataatatttctttataaaCACGTCTCTTGTATTATCTTAATTCGATCAATAATTGCGGCATGATGATAATAGGAGATGGCTGTATAGGTTTCCGTAACCGAAGGTGTTATATAAAGCCATCTCCTTATTATGCATATTATTAGTCGGAATTATCCTACTCAGGTTACCTATGTCTATGTATCAGCGGTTTCTTTGTCAATAACCGTTATAGGTAGATAgttaacaaataataatgaaaaacaacatacatttaatttagaaaataaagAGGGCGAGGCTAAAACAtatcaataactttttttttaattatgtatttctcTAGCGGTTGAAAATTAAAACCCCAAACTACTACTCAACTAAGTTTAGTGCGataataaagaataatattctgcttacaaacaataaaaatctGTCAAGCATAAGTCAGTCTTAagaaagaaattaaaatattaaaagaaatctgtaatggtacggaaccccaaggGTGTGAACcaaactcgcacttggccgtttttttaggtttccgtacccaaaaggtaaaaacgggaccctattactaagactcagctgtccgtctgtctgtctgtcaccagactgtaactcatgaaccgtgatagatagacagttgaaattttcacagatgatgtatttctgttgccgctataacaacaaatactaaaaagtacgaatccctcgatgggcgagtccgactcgcacttggccggttttttttatttcaaacaacCCAAGAAGgcactaaaattaaaattattttgtcctCAGTTGGTATCGGCATAGCCCTTCCTCTTCTAGAGCAGATCATCAACATCGTTGGCGCAGCATTCTACTCTATCCTCGGACTCATCATTCCGGCAACCATCGAAACAGTTTTTCGATGGCATCACCTCGGAAAGTACAACTGGATTTTATGGAAAAACagcttcatagttttatttggaCTCTTGTGTTTAATTTCTGGTTGTACGGTTACAATTTTAGATATCATAAAAATCCAACATAGTAAAACAATGTAGATCgctttattttgaattatagtAGCGAAGAAGGCGCCGTTTACATGGCGTGGCGatataactttttcttatttAGCTGTGAAGTGTATTTTTGTTCGACTCATTATACCTAGTTCAAGAATCCTCCttagaacttttttttaatgtgttaaCCTTCTAAGTT contains the following coding sequences:
- the LOC134741519 gene encoding proton-coupled amino acid transporter-like protein pathetic isoform X2 produces the protein MNVEKEEHNTDSKGGSKGVYNPFEHRKVEKPNSDIRSTANLIKASLGSGLLAGPLAFSNAGWGIGIVGTILVGVICGHCIHILVKTSRGCCIAERKPLLGYAETCKSVFKNGPKGARPFANIASLFAEFSLMCTYVGVCCIYTVLIGDSIKQLFDKYVPSVVLPVEYYCLIILIPLCLMCQIKYLKWLAIFSMLANILLFVTYLFCLYYIFNGEMNYSDKKAIGNPARYPAFLSPAICAKVCIALSIFFTYPLQFYVVIDIYTKYTDPRINPKYKVVTQVAARVIGVCCCVGIGIALPLLEQIINIVGAAFYSILGLIIPATIETVFRWHHLGKYNWILWKNSFIVLFGLLCLISGCTVTILDIIKIQHSKTM
- the LOC134741519 gene encoding proton-coupled amino acid transporter-like protein pathetic isoform X1, producing MNVEKEEHNTDSKGGSKGVYNPFEHRKVEKPNSDIRSTANLIKASLGSGLLAGPLAFSNAGWGIGIVGTILVGVICGHCIHILVKTSRGCCIAERKPLLGYAETCKSVFKNGPKGARPFANIASLFAEFSLMCTYVGVCCIYTVLIGDSIKQLFDKYVPSVVLPVEYYCLIILIPLCLMCQIKYLKWLAIFSMLANILLFVTYLFCLYYIFNGEMNYSDKKAIGNPARYPAFLSTVIFAMEGIGVVMPVENAMKKPKHFLGFPSVLVVAMGAIVFLYTSLGLFGYFRYGDVLRGSITLNLPMDEWPAICAKVCIALSIFFTYPLQFYVVIDIYTKYTDPRINPKYKVVTQVAARVIGVCCCVGIGIALPLLEQIINIVGAAFYSILGLIIPATIETVFRWHHLGKYNWILWKNSFIVLFGLLCLISGCTVTILDIIKIQHSKTM